One genomic segment of Catalinimonas alkaloidigena includes these proteins:
- a CDS encoding ClpP family protease produces MSINASVIPMVIDNSGRSERAYDIYSLLLKERIIFLGTAIDDQIANVIVAQLLYLNSQSQTQQIDLYIQSPGGSVYAGLAIYDAMQMISAPVSTVAIGFSGSMATALLCSGQAGKRYALPQATVHMHPTGGGAKGYTEDVRIATREQERLQTQLFHIMGRHSGHSWKEIEDYFLRDRFLNAREAQEFGLIDEVLGDTGNLIMLNKSELEVSLYNGKKLPSN; encoded by the coding sequence ACGCAAGTGTAATTCCGATGGTCATTGACAACAGTGGTCGCAGCGAAAGGGCCTATGATATTTATAGCTTACTGCTCAAAGAGCGCATCATTTTCCTGGGCACCGCCATTGACGACCAGATCGCCAATGTGATAGTAGCGCAATTGCTCTACCTCAACAGCCAGAGTCAGACGCAGCAGATAGACCTATACATCCAGAGTCCGGGAGGCAGTGTGTATGCCGGTCTGGCCATTTATGATGCCATGCAGATGATCTCCGCGCCGGTCTCTACCGTAGCGATTGGCTTCTCCGGTAGCATGGCTACGGCTTTGCTCTGCTCAGGGCAGGCGGGCAAACGCTATGCACTTCCGCAGGCCACCGTGCATATGCACCCCACCGGAGGAGGCGCCAAAGGCTATACCGAAGATGTGCGTATCGCTACCCGCGAGCAGGAGAGACTACAGACCCAACTTTTTCATATCATGGGCAGGCATAGCGGCCATAGCTGGAAAGAAATAGAAGACTACTTCCTCCGTGATCGTTTTCTGAATGCCAGGGAAGCCCAGGAATTCGGACTGATAGACGAAGTACTGGGTGATACCGGCAACCTGATCATGCTAAATAAAAGTGAGCTGGAAGTAAGCTTATATAATGGGAAGAAACTGCCGAGCAATTAA
- a CDS encoding T9SS type A sorting domain-containing protein, giving the protein MIKIYKIFAVGVLVLWLPNLLKSQNIDHQFKPFLRAYPSLHKTIVQSDGKIIVVGNVESVGYVKTSGLVRLHTDGSLDMSYTPPHKIWALYYGNGVDTRNRLYLMEERENYSTRLNRILSDGSVDEAFKINEDTGNIHSFDIQGDKCIVNASIWNHRGSENYILRLGEDGKIDSSFTVLQRDKAYMKPVVQADGKVLVYGIENDAPFIIRLNQDGAIDDTFQFTGELRGNHPSIQNIIPQKDGKCIVYGYFDFYNNTPSPGLLRLNADGSLDQNFVLPGPTANAFRNTLSAIFQLPSGKYVVTGYNYEQEKGSFTRLIWLNEDGSLDNTIESHEIFRSFHQNGGSIGSIAYSEGRTLVSGSFYKVDDKQVKGIVAFDESGNIITDFSPDLGGKATIEKAVLAKNGDIILAGNFYEINKVKANSIARISSGGEVVAEFSENIGIGPDGRIEGLAEQKDGKILVGGGFRKFNGQDKSGIIRLNEQGEIDEEFKSDIYLPYVGPGVNDIHVFEDSSILLAGRIEKGYENERYSNLIKVDNKGAIDKSFFPKSQNDWIQISDVLVSDESILIGGTTYKDDWQTVGYLRKLNLDGSLDSTFIVDTKLEPYGIHAISLTKNNTIITAGGHVFGYSDNDVNPIVQSSLEGEVQDIYSVGVNGNSSISEIFPNTDSTYILAGSFNKINRVSRKSLAMFDLKGRVYNDFRFDLDRSAQGVIRENEEHVLVYGSFSQVNDFPGFSGIVRLNIATPRPPSDLLVSVDKAMGIKLQWQDSSDYETGFRIYRQSGDSSAYVLVDSVDANVTTYWDQDVNPASTYAYMVVSIGDTLVSDFSNTARATTSEISLPGAPAGLTVALKNDNLYLSWEDLSDNEIGFIIERAEGDSFVAIDTVFIPSYTDSGINTEAAYRYQVKAYNVAGESAHSEEVTYIPQLITAIGDKIEVSENAFPNPSKGAFTVKVETQGLQKSDLSLYDLQGKAIRGLKVEIDKQSLKLDLSAYQEGVYFLIVHPKALERAKVFRLIRRNQ; this is encoded by the coding sequence ATGATTAAAATTTATAAAATATTTGCTGTAGGGGTGTTAGTGTTGTGGCTACCTAATCTGCTCAAAAGCCAAAATATTGATCATCAGTTTAAGCCTTTTCTGAGAGCCTATCCTTCTCTTCATAAAACCATAGTTCAATCCGATGGAAAAATCATAGTAGTAGGCAATGTTGAAAGTGTTGGATATGTAAAAACATCAGGTTTGGTCCGATTACATACTGACGGGTCGCTAGATATGAGTTACACTCCTCCCCACAAAATTTGGGCACTTTACTATGGTAATGGAGTAGATACCAGGAATAGACTGTATTTAATGGAAGAGCGAGAGAATTATAGTACAAGATTGAATAGAATATTGAGCGATGGTTCGGTAGATGAAGCGTTTAAAATAAATGAGGATACCGGGAATATTCATAGTTTTGATATCCAAGGCGATAAGTGTATTGTCAATGCAAGTATATGGAATCATAGAGGTTCAGAAAATTACATATTACGCTTAGGGGAGGATGGAAAAATTGATAGTAGTTTTACTGTGCTTCAAAGAGATAAAGCTTACATGAAACCTGTAGTACAGGCTGATGGTAAAGTGCTGGTTTACGGAATAGAAAATGATGCGCCATTTATAATAAGGCTGAATCAGGATGGCGCCATAGACGATACCTTTCAGTTTACTGGTGAGCTTAGAGGGAATCATCCCAGCATACAAAATATAATACCGCAGAAGGATGGCAAATGTATAGTATATGGATATTTTGACTTTTATAACAATACACCAAGCCCGGGGCTGTTAAGACTTAATGCAGATGGTTCATTAGATCAAAATTTTGTGCTTCCTGGACCTACTGCCAATGCTTTTCGAAACACATTGTCAGCGATATTCCAGCTTCCCTCGGGAAAATATGTAGTCACCGGTTATAATTATGAACAGGAAAAAGGAAGCTTTACCCGCCTGATCTGGCTCAACGAAGATGGCTCTCTCGATAACACTATTGAAAGCCATGAGATTTTTCGTTCTTTCCATCAGAATGGCGGATCAATAGGTAGCATTGCCTACAGTGAAGGAAGAACTTTAGTGAGCGGTTCATTTTATAAAGTGGATGATAAGCAGGTTAAAGGGATAGTAGCATTTGATGAAAGTGGAAATATTATCACAGATTTTTCTCCTGACCTGGGAGGGAAGGCCACTATTGAAAAAGCGGTACTGGCTAAAAACGGAGACATTATTTTAGCAGGTAATTTTTATGAAATCAATAAAGTTAAGGCTAATTCCATTGCCAGAATATCATCAGGCGGGGAGGTTGTTGCTGAGTTCAGTGAAAATATTGGGATAGGACCTGACGGAAGGATTGAGGGCTTAGCTGAGCAAAAAGATGGAAAAATATTAGTTGGAGGAGGCTTCAGAAAGTTCAATGGACAAGATAAAAGTGGGATTATTAGATTGAATGAGCAAGGAGAAATAGATGAAGAATTCAAAAGCGATATTTATCTGCCTTATGTGGGGCCAGGCGTAAATGATATCCATGTCTTTGAAGATAGTAGCATTTTGTTAGCTGGTAGGATTGAGAAGGGCTATGAAAACGAAAGGTATTCTAATCTAATTAAGGTTGACAATAAAGGGGCTATTGATAAATCTTTCTTTCCAAAGTCACAAAACGATTGGATTCAGATAAGTGATGTATTGGTTTCTGATGAGAGTATACTGATTGGGGGGACAACATATAAGGATGATTGGCAAACAGTTGGGTATCTGAGAAAACTAAATTTGGATGGCTCGCTGGATTCTACTTTCATCGTAGATACCAAGTTGGAGCCCTACGGTATACATGCTATAAGCCTTACAAAAAACAATACGATTATTACCGCAGGAGGGCATGTTTTCGGTTATAGCGATAATGATGTTAATCCTATCGTTCAATCTAGTTTAGAAGGAGAAGTACAAGATATATATTCTGTAGGAGTGAATGGAAACTCTTCTATTAGCGAAATATTTCCAAATACAGATTCTACTTATATCCTTGCTGGTAGTTTTAATAAAATCAACCGTGTCTCTCGCAAAAGTTTAGCCATGTTTGACCTAAAGGGCAGAGTTTACAACGATTTTCGCTTTGATTTAGACCGGAGTGCTCAGGGCGTAATCAGAGAAAATGAAGAGCATGTACTGGTCTATGGCTCATTTTCTCAGGTCAACGATTTTCCTGGCTTTTCCGGAATTGTCCGCCTCAATATTGCCACGCCCCGTCCGCCTTCCGATCTGCTGGTTTCTGTAGACAAAGCCATGGGCATTAAGTTGCAGTGGCAGGACAGTTCCGATTATGAGACCGGCTTCAGGATTTACCGTCAAAGTGGAGACAGCTCAGCATATGTCCTCGTAGACAGTGTAGATGCCAATGTTACGACCTATTGGGATCAGGATGTGAACCCGGCTTCTACGTATGCTTACATGGTAGTGAGCATAGGAGATACTTTGGTATCTGATTTCTCCAATACAGCCAGGGCAACTACCTCAGAAATCAGCTTGCCAGGTGCACCTGCTGGACTGACTGTTGCTTTGAAAAATGATAACCTTTATTTAAGCTGGGAAGACTTATCGGATAATGAGATCGGCTTTATTATTGAAAGAGCAGAAGGAGATAGCTTTGTGGCGATAGATACCGTCTTTATCCCTTCCTATACGGATAGTGGTATCAATACAGAAGCCGCCTACCGTTATCAGGTGAAAGCTTACAACGTAGCAGGAGAGTCAGCCCATTCAGAAGAAGTTACTTATATTCCTCAACTGATCACCGCCATTGGTGATAAAATTGAGGTCAGTGAAAATGCTTTTCCTAATCCTAGTAAGGGTGCCTTTACAGTGAAGGTTGAGACTCAGGGCCTTCAAAAAAGTGACCTCAGCCTTTACGATTTGCAAGGTAAAGCAATAAGAGGTTTGAAAGTTGAAATAGATAAGCAAAGTTTAAAGCTTGATCTTTCGGCTTATCAGGAAGGGGTGTACTTCCTGATAGTGCATCCCAAAGCTTTAGAGAGGGCTAAAGTATTTCGCCTGATTCGAAGAAACCAGTAG
- a CDS encoding 3-keto-disaccharide hydrolase: MKKAMYGIAWVLLLTVIASFSTKQEGEWISIFDGKSLDGWKASENPSTFSIEDGKIKVAGPRAHLFYQGPVENHNFDDFEFKAQVMTKPGSNSGMYIHTEYQEEGWPSKGYEIQVNNSHTDWRRTGSLYAIDDVREVYVKDNEWYTEHIIVKGNNITVKINDKTVVDYTEPENLERDDSMSGRKLSSGTVALQGHDPESVVYYKDIMVRPL, from the coding sequence ATGAAAAAAGCCATGTATGGCATCGCCTGGGTGCTCCTTCTGACAGTAATAGCCAGTTTTTCTACTAAGCAGGAAGGCGAATGGATCAGCATTTTTGACGGAAAATCGTTAGATGGCTGGAAAGCCAGTGAGAATCCTTCTACTTTCTCCATAGAAGATGGTAAGATCAAAGTGGCAGGTCCTAGGGCACACTTATTTTATCAGGGACCCGTAGAGAACCATAACTTTGATGACTTTGAGTTTAAAGCACAGGTCATGACCAAGCCGGGCTCCAACTCAGGTATGTACATCCATACGGAGTACCAGGAGGAGGGCTGGCCCAGCAAAGGCTATGAGATACAGGTGAACAACTCCCATACCGACTGGCGTCGTACCGGCAGCCTCTATGCCATTGATGATGTACGTGAAGTCTATGTGAAAGACAATGAGTGGTATACTGAGCATATCATCGTAAAGGGGAATAATATCACAGTGAAGATTAATGATAAAACGGTGGTGGATTATACCGAGCCAGAAAACTTAGAGCGTGATGACAGCATGTCAGGACGTAAGCTTTCCAGTGGCACCGTAGCCCTGCAGGGCCACGACCCCGAAAGTGTAGTCTACTATAAGGACATTATGGTACGCCCGCTTTAA
- a CDS encoding SusC/RagA family TonB-linked outer membrane protein, which produces MRKLLLTLPRYSLCLLSLLLGLSSLLYAQDRTISGTVTDEEDAPIPGVNVVVKGTSAGTVTDIEGEYRLTISEEAEALIFSFVGYSSQEVEIGSRSVIDVQLLSDAQQLSEIVVTGYTTQDKKDLTGAVSIVEIEDVQSFPVAGADEMLEGRVAGVNVISNNAPGGNTAVRVRGFSTIRNNDPLYVIDGVPTTSGINLINPNDIESMQVLKDASSASIYGSRAANGVVIITTKKGKTEEPSIRLRSYAGVQQAFNLPDLLGAQAYGDMLWQANRNDGKVPESDIYGNGPNPIVPEYLNDEQTIPSANTDWLGTIFEPALIQSHYLDFSRGTDKSHSLLSLGYYDQEGILQYTGFKRITARVNSDYKLWDRLTIGENMSVAYSWQTTTTTNSVLGSVVYDAMRFPSIVPVRDINGNFGGNPLNDVQNPLGKLYRNRDNQQLNLRLFGNAFANLEIAEGLNFRTNFGLSYTNFNFRSFSPTYDDILSQNLASSLSTQNRFGTDWVWSNTLNYIKDFGNHSIDVLLGVESVNSYSEGFAASRQGFPYGDPNFQYLNGGDGALQQNNGDAIEWALFSYFGKLNYEYDQRYLLSFTLRRDGSSKLGENKWGAFPAFSAGWRLSEEDFFNVPAIDELKLRVGWGQNGNQDIPAYSTISSFASNPYYSNYAIDGAQSQRTAGLYRNP; this is translated from the coding sequence ATGAGAAAACTATTACTGACTTTACCCAGGTACAGCTTGTGTTTGCTATCCCTTTTGTTGGGATTGAGCAGCTTGTTGTACGCACAGGACCGCACCATTTCCGGTACGGTGACTGACGAAGAGGATGCTCCCATTCCGGGAGTGAATGTGGTCGTCAAAGGGACTTCTGCCGGTACGGTGACCGACATTGAAGGAGAGTACCGGCTCACCATCTCCGAAGAAGCCGAAGCACTCATTTTTTCTTTTGTCGGCTATTCCTCGCAGGAAGTGGAGATAGGAAGCAGATCTGTGATTGATGTGCAATTACTAAGTGACGCACAGCAGCTTTCTGAAATTGTAGTCACTGGTTATACCACACAAGACAAGAAAGACCTGACCGGAGCTGTTTCAATTGTAGAAATAGAAGATGTGCAGAGCTTCCCGGTAGCCGGGGCCGATGAGATGCTGGAAGGCCGGGTGGCCGGTGTCAATGTCATCAGCAACAATGCACCCGGGGGTAATACTGCCGTACGCGTAAGGGGCTTCAGCACAATTCGTAACAATGACCCGCTTTATGTCATTGACGGCGTCCCTACTACATCAGGCATCAACCTGATCAATCCCAACGACATTGAGTCCATGCAGGTACTCAAAGATGCTTCTTCTGCCTCCATTTATGGTTCAAGAGCCGCCAATGGGGTAGTGATTATTACAACGAAAAAGGGTAAGACAGAAGAGCCATCCATTAGATTGAGGTCTTATGCCGGTGTGCAGCAGGCGTTTAACCTTCCTGATCTGCTGGGAGCACAGGCATATGGAGATATGCTCTGGCAAGCGAACCGCAATGACGGCAAAGTGCCGGAAAGCGATATTTACGGCAATGGCCCCAACCCTATCGTTCCTGAATATCTGAACGATGAGCAGACAATCCCTTCAGCCAATACAGATTGGTTGGGAACAATTTTTGAACCTGCTTTAATTCAGTCTCATTACCTGGATTTTAGCAGAGGCACTGATAAATCACACTCTTTGCTTTCACTTGGTTATTATGATCAGGAAGGTATTTTGCAGTATACAGGCTTTAAGCGCATCACCGCGCGTGTCAATTCAGACTATAAGCTTTGGGACAGGCTGACGATCGGAGAAAACATGTCGGTAGCCTATAGCTGGCAGACCACAACCACCACCAATTCCGTTTTGGGAAGTGTTGTTTATGATGCCATGCGATTTCCCTCCATCGTGCCGGTAAGGGATATCAATGGAAATTTTGGCGGTAATCCACTTAATGATGTGCAAAACCCTCTGGGTAAACTCTATCGTAACCGGGATAATCAGCAGTTGAACCTGCGCCTTTTCGGAAATGCTTTTGCCAACCTGGAGATTGCTGAAGGCTTGAACTTCCGTACCAACTTTGGCCTGAGTTACACCAATTTTAACTTCCGTTCTTTCTCCCCTACCTATGATGATATTTTGTCGCAAAACCTGGCCAGCAGCCTGAGCACTCAAAACCGCTTTGGTACCGACTGGGTTTGGTCTAATACTTTGAACTATATCAAAGATTTCGGCAATCACTCCATAGATGTATTACTGGGAGTAGAATCAGTCAACTCTTATTCAGAAGGTTTTGCGGCTTCACGTCAGGGCTTTCCCTATGGTGACCCTAACTTTCAGTACCTGAATGGTGGAGATGGTGCCCTGCAGCAGAACAATGGTGATGCCATTGAGTGGGCTTTGTTCTCCTATTTCGGCAAGTTGAATTACGAGTACGATCAGCGTTACCTGCTCTCTTTTACACTGCGTAGAGATGGCTCCTCCAAACTGGGCGAAAACAAATGGGGAGCGTTCCCTGCTTTCTCCGCAGGATGGAGGCTTTCAGAAGAAGATTTCTTCAATGTTCCGGCTATCGATGAGCTAAAGCTTAGAGTAGGATGGGGGCAGAATGGTAACCAGGATATTCCTGCTTATTCTACCATTTCCAGCTTTGCCAGCAATCCTTATTACTCCAACTACGCCATTGACGGGGCGCAGTCCCAGCGTACAGCAGGGCTTTACCGAAACCCGTAA
- a CDS encoding RagB/SusD family nutrient uptake outer membrane protein, giving the protein MKKILSLFVILSLYACSEDNFLQEDPIGELSPEQILEPENVEGVIISAYSVLNGQIDEASNAYNSPASNWSFGDVLSDDAYKGGGGTGDQNNIHQMEIYNTDPSILDVQRKWLALYEGVKRANQSIRLLNRSEAFDADLKTQRIAEMRFLRAHFYFELKKTYNQIPYIDETAEDIEDYYVSNTALSSEQLWQKIEEDFTAAFNALPETQDDPGRPTQWAAKAYLAKTYIFQEKWQEASDAADEVINSGNYALMNNFRDVFLPENDNGPEVIFAVQHSINDGSPNNYNGSIGDRLTAPGGPMYPQYGFHRPTQNLVNAYKTDEDGLPVMDNENLTEEDYIDVRLDHTLARPGVPYLDLGMLYEDSWARDLATYGPYSPKKRLVSANSNHYLQVWPYVNALNYYVIRYADLLLWKAEAAIELGDLETGRSYINMLRERAMNSETVKMLDGLTDAGNYQLATYEEAFAGYDEAIEALRTERRLELAHEGHRFFDLVRWGIAAEVINDYLEVEKTRRSHLTGATFVEGTHEYMPIPQSQIDLGRDLIQQNQGY; this is encoded by the coding sequence ATGAAAAAGATATTAAGCTTATTCGTAATACTGTCTCTATATGCCTGCTCCGAGGATAATTTCCTACAGGAAGATCCGATAGGGGAATTGTCGCCAGAGCAGATTCTGGAGCCAGAAAATGTAGAAGGCGTGATCATTTCTGCCTACAGTGTACTTAACGGACAAATTGATGAAGCTTCAAACGCTTACAATTCTCCGGCTTCTAACTGGAGCTTTGGTGATGTGCTCTCCGATGATGCCTACAAAGGTGGTGGAGGTACTGGTGACCAGAACAATATCCACCAAATGGAGATTTACAATACCGACCCAAGCATACTGGATGTACAGCGTAAATGGCTGGCTTTGTATGAAGGCGTAAAACGTGCCAATCAGTCAATTCGCCTGCTTAATCGTTCGGAGGCATTTGACGCAGACCTGAAAACACAGCGCATTGCCGAAATGCGTTTTCTTCGTGCTCACTTTTATTTTGAGCTGAAGAAAACCTACAATCAGATTCCTTACATTGACGAGACAGCGGAAGACATAGAAGACTATTATGTATCCAACACGGCACTTTCCTCTGAGCAGCTCTGGCAAAAGATAGAGGAGGATTTTACTGCGGCTTTCAATGCTTTGCCGGAAACACAGGATGATCCTGGCAGGCCCACCCAATGGGCTGCCAAAGCTTATCTGGCCAAGACTTATATCTTTCAGGAAAAATGGCAAGAAGCCAGTGACGCTGCGGATGAGGTGATCAATAGCGGCAATTATGCTTTGATGAACAATTTCAGAGATGTCTTTCTACCTGAGAATGATAATGGCCCCGAAGTAATCTTTGCCGTGCAACATTCTATCAACGATGGCTCCCCGAACAATTATAACGGCTCTATCGGTGACCGCCTGACGGCACCCGGTGGCCCGATGTATCCTCAATACGGTTTTCACCGCCCTACACAAAACCTGGTCAATGCCTATAAGACAGATGAAGATGGTTTGCCGGTGATGGACAATGAAAACCTGACAGAAGAAGATTACATTGATGTACGATTAGATCATACGCTGGCACGTCCCGGTGTTCCTTATCTTGATCTTGGAATGCTTTACGAAGATAGCTGGGCCCGGGACTTAGCTACTTACGGTCCTTATAGTCCTAAAAAACGCCTGGTTTCTGCCAATTCTAATCACTATTTACAGGTCTGGCCATATGTGAATGCCCTGAACTATTACGTAATACGCTATGCAGACCTGTTGCTATGGAAGGCCGAAGCAGCCATTGAACTAGGTGACCTGGAAACGGGCCGTTCATACATTAACATGCTACGTGAGCGAGCCATGAATAGCGAAACAGTCAAGATGCTGGACGGGCTTACCGATGCCGGAAATTACCAATTGGCTACATACGAGGAAGCATTTGCCGGCTATGATGAAGCAATAGAAGCCCTGCGCACAGAGCGTCGTTTGGAACTGGCACACGAAGGTCACCGCTTTTTTGACCTGGTACGTTGGGGTATCGCCGCGGAGGTGATCAACGACTATCTGGAAGTGGAGAAAACCCGCCGCTCTCATCTGACAGGAGCTACTTTCGTGGAAGGTACACATGAATATATGCCTATTCCTCAAAGTCAGATTGACCTCGGTAGAGATCTTATTCAACAAAACCAGGGATACTAA
- a CDS encoding TonB-dependent receptor domain-containing protein — MTGRSPSVQQGFTETRNANSGLKWETTTQINIGLDMALLENNLILGADYFYKKTKDLLVERPLPPAVGGTNQTLWDNVGEMENSGFEFLLAYQDEINTDFSFHVDLNFAAIQNKLTSLPEDIDFLSIPGSVLHTTNFDQEVSRSDVGQPIASFYGHDAIGIFQTQEEVSAHAEQPGAQPGDLRFRDINEDGVINDEDRTFIGSPHPDFTYGLTVGANFKAFDLSLFFFGSQGNEVYDLTRYYGDFFNLSAYNKQERTMDAWTPDNTDTSVPRLSLDDNNRNARPSSYYVQDASFLKLKNLQLGYTLPASVSEQLDLRVYFQVQNLFTFTPYEGMDPEVGLQNYSSDNRNLDIGVDRGIYPPSRTFQLGINLGL, encoded by the coding sequence TTGACGGGGCGCAGTCCCAGCGTACAGCAGGGCTTTACCGAAACCCGTAATGCCAATTCCGGACTTAAGTGGGAGACCACTACTCAGATCAACATAGGTCTGGATATGGCTTTACTGGAGAATAACCTGATCTTGGGAGCTGATTATTTCTACAAGAAAACCAAAGATTTGTTGGTAGAACGTCCGCTACCTCCGGCTGTAGGTGGAACCAATCAGACCCTTTGGGACAATGTGGGAGAGATGGAAAACTCAGGCTTTGAGTTCTTACTGGCTTATCAGGATGAAATCAATACAGATTTTTCTTTTCATGTAGACCTGAATTTTGCTGCCATACAAAATAAGCTGACCAGCCTGCCGGAAGACATAGACTTTCTTTCTATCCCCGGTTCTGTCCTGCATACCACCAACTTTGACCAGGAGGTATCCCGCTCTGATGTGGGGCAGCCCATTGCTTCCTTCTATGGCCATGATGCCATTGGTATTTTCCAGACCCAGGAAGAAGTGAGTGCGCATGCTGAGCAGCCGGGAGCGCAGCCCGGTGACCTGAGGTTCAGAGACATTAATGAAGATGGTGTGATAAATGATGAAGACCGTACTTTTATCGGTTCGCCCCATCCTGACTTTACCTACGGACTTACTGTGGGGGCTAACTTCAAAGCTTTCGACCTGTCACTGTTCTTTTTTGGCTCTCAGGGCAATGAGGTCTATGACCTGACCCGATACTACGGCGATTTCTTTAACTTATCTGCCTACAACAAACAGGAACGTACTATGGATGCCTGGACACCGGACAATACAGATACCAGCGTACCCCGCCTTTCACTGGATGATAACAACAGAAATGCGCGCCCTTCCTCTTACTACGTGCAGGATGCCTCATTCCTTAAGCTGAAAAATCTCCAGCTTGGTTATACGCTCCCTGCATCGGTAAGTGAGCAGCTGGACCTAAGGGTGTATTTCCAGGTACAGAACCTCTTTACCTTTACTCCTTACGAAGGCATGGACCCTGAAGTAGGTTTACAGAACTATTCTTCAGATAACCGTAATCTTGACATCGGTGTGGACCGGGGGATTTATCCTCCTTCCCGTACTTTTCAGCTAGGGATTAACCTGGGGCTATAA
- a CDS encoding GNAT family N-acetyltransferase, translated as MFRFNTISATDLASLRQQCYQSLTAPLDGMWDSLIHKAVVKGIFYQDDCIGYLCHDQAFTLINFFVLDDWLNRRAEIFSQLLKEQAFPQAYVSTNHPAFLTACMEFAKRVSVYYYLFEDRQDQQFQPMLSPAFIEAEFVQAKYKDTEKVVSFCQQTTSADKAWLNSYIQEWTDKDGMYYLQLKGEILGTCEIRKSDTQPGYADLGAIVSAKYREQGLGTYLMLKGKAICYERGLKPICSCRYDNAGSRRMIGNAGFINKNLMLKVNFLI; from the coding sequence ATGTTTCGCTTTAATACAATATCAGCTACCGATCTGGCATCTTTACGCCAGCAATGTTATCAGTCGCTTACAGCTCCCCTGGATGGGATGTGGGATAGCCTGATCCATAAGGCGGTGGTCAAAGGTATTTTTTATCAGGATGACTGCATCGGATATCTGTGTCACGATCAGGCATTTACACTTATCAACTTTTTTGTGCTTGATGACTGGTTGAACCGCAGGGCAGAAATCTTCTCTCAACTGCTGAAAGAACAAGCTTTCCCCCAAGCTTACGTTAGCACTAACCATCCGGCTTTTCTGACCGCATGTATGGAGTTTGCCAAACGTGTCTCAGTGTATTATTACCTATTTGAAGACCGGCAGGACCAGCAATTCCAGCCTATGCTTTCGCCCGCATTTATAGAAGCTGAATTTGTACAGGCAAAATACAAGGATACAGAGAAGGTGGTTAGTTTTTGTCAGCAAACGACTTCGGCAGACAAAGCCTGGCTGAACAGCTACATTCAGGAGTGGACGGATAAAGACGGAATGTACTACCTGCAACTGAAGGGCGAAATTCTAGGGACCTGCGAAATAAGAAAAAGTGATACGCAGCCTGGTTATGCGGATTTAGGAGCCATAGTGTCGGCCAAATATCGCGAGCAAGGCTTAGGTACTTATCTGATGCTCAAAGGGAAAGCCATTTGTTATGAAAGAGGATTAAAACCCATTTGCTCATGTCGGTATGATAATGCCGGATCCAGAAGGATGATCGGGAATGCGGGATTTATCAATAAAAACCTGATGTTAAAAGTAAATTTTCTGATCTGA